The following proteins are encoded in a genomic region of Montipora foliosa isolate CH-2021 chromosome 10, ASM3666993v2, whole genome shotgun sequence:
- the LOC137973895 gene encoding uncharacterized protein — protein sequence MPMCLIVGCSRKTGRGHDKTATQSEQHQAQSREARAERSKERRKRHAEQQEQERSLKQQKLNEPGVPLADFAAEIESASTSSEQVQVENLDLQPTDQQESDPNEQATHSTCSTQTEAFDYLYRSVESLSIKDCPRSDASTQTEEFDYLFAESVTSKPFDKNYFKDDNGKVSFYTGLPTFEVLEVTFNHVAPHVKRRTQSLSLFQEMVMVLMKLRLNVPHQDLAYRFGVSMSTVSRTFAHWLVIMDVRLSPLIRWPEREELWKTMPQCFKFSFGNKTTVIIDCFEVFCVKPTNLLARAQTFSSYKHHNTVKVLIGITPQGCISFVSEAWGGRTSDKYLTENCGLLNNLLPGDLVIADRGFTVHDGVALKQAKLIIPAFTKGKEQLDPVDVERTRGIAHVRIHVERVIGLLRRKYTILESTLSVDFLTCNPTGNPEIQVPMIDRILRVCSGLVNLCGPIVPFD from the exons ATGCCTATGTGCCTGATCGTTGGCTGTTCTAGAAAGACTGGTCGAG GCCATGACAAAACGGCGACGCAAAGTGAACAACATCAAGCGCAATCGCGAGAGGCTCGAGCGGAGAGGTCAAAGGAAAGGCGAAAACGTCACGCGGAACAACAGGAACAAGAACGTTCACTGAAGCAGCAGAAATTAAATGAGCCTGGAGTTCCCCTTGCTGATTTTGCTGCTGAGATCGAAAGTGCAAGTACCAGTTCAGAACAAGTCCAAGTGGAGAACTTAGACTTGCAACCTACAGACCAGCAAGAATCAGATCCCAACGAGCAAGCAACACACAGCACATGCTCTACTCAAACAGAAGCGTTCGATTATTTATATCGCTCCGTGGAATCTCTTTCCATCAAGGACTGCCCACGAAGTGATGCCTCAACTCAAACAGAAGAGTTTGATTACTTGTTTGCTGAGTCAGTGACTAGCAAGCCTTTTgacaaaaattatttcaaagatGATAACGGGAAAGTGTCTTTCTACACTGGTTTGCCAACATTTGAAGTACTGGAAGTCACTTTTAATCATGTTGCACCCCATGTCAAACGAAGAACACAATCCCTTTCTTTATTTCAAGAGATGGTTATGGTACTGATGAAATTGAGACTCAATGTTCCACACCAAGACTTGGCCTACCGATTTGGAGTCTCTATGTCCACAGTATCAAGGACATTTGCACACTGGCTGGTCATCATGGATGTGCGGTTGTCCCCACTGATCAGGTGGCCAGAGAGGGAAGAACTTTGGAAGACCATGCCCCAGTGTTTTAAGTTTTCGTTTGGAAATAAGACAACCGTCattattgactgttttgaaGTTTTTTGCGTAAAACCAACAAACCTCCTGGCTAGAGCACAAACGTTCAGCTCGTACAAACACCACAACACAGTCAAGGTCCTCATCGGCATAACCCCTCAAGGTTGCATCTCCTTTGTCTCAGAAGCCTGGGGGGGACGCACCTCAGACAAGTATCTCACGGAAAATTGTGGGCTGCTCAACAACTTACTTCCTGGGGATCTAGTTATCGCAGACAGGGGATTCACTGTTCACGATGGTGTTGCCCTTAAACAAGCAAAACTCATAATTCCAGCAtttactaaaggaaaagaacaacTGGACCCTGTTGACGTTGAAAGAACAAGGGGGATCGCACATGTTAGGATCCACGTTGAACGAGTTATAGGACTTTTACGCAGGAAATACACTATTCTTGAGAGTACCTTGTCAGTAGATTTTTTAACCTGTAATCCAACTGGAAATCCTGAGATCCAGGTACCTATGATCGACCGCATACTCAGAGTTTGCTCTGGACTTGTCAATCTATGTGGCCCCATTGTCCCATTTGATTAG